The genomic DNA TTCCCTTCACTGAATGCAGGTAGTGGTTGGTCAATCCACATAGTATGTGAATCAATAGGCCAAGTCCCTCTTGTAGATCTGACGCTCTGTGATGACTTCAAACTCTTGGACCCAGGTCAGTGTGAAGATTCAATTTCTAGACAACTGGTGACAAGTGGGTGTGAGGATTCAGTTTCCAGCCAACCTTGTGTAAGGCTAAGTTAGATGGGCTTTGAGAAGGGACTAATATTAGGGAAGAAAAATCCATGGCAAAAGACAAGAAAAAGGGGAGCAGCATCCATGGTGAAAGAATACTGGGAAAATCTGAAAGCAAGGTTGAGTTTTGCTCGTGAATCAAAGTTCTCTTATTTGACATTACACAACTTTTAATGTTTAGTCTGTGCAATTTTTGTCAGTATCTGCTTCTAAAATGCACCTCCCGTAAACTTTATGAATTAAAAAGTACacgttttgttttttgcttcatAGCCCAAGTATGTGTTGAAAACAGCTGGATATGATGAAAACAGTTGCATTAGCAATACCTAAACTGTAAAGACTCCAGAACAGCTTTGATGGAACCTATCCAACAGCCTGAGACTATCAGCTGAAGGTCTCTCACGTGCTAACGTCAATGCCATGGGTGTCCCCCATCACCTCGATAAATTCTTGGATGAATTTCCATATGGCATGTGTGACAACAGTCACTGTGAACCCTTTGGATCCAGCAAAATATACTGAGGTATCATTGGTTCTCTGATGTGTAGCTGGATATGAAACACCTGAATATCCCTGGATATTTTTAAACATGGCAGCAGTGACTTGAAAGGGTCAAATAATCAATAGGATTCACAACAGAATACTTTGCATTAGTCCCAATATATCTGTTATCAAGTGATTTTGCCAAGTATCATATATTCTTCCCCAGTTCAAGGATCTGCAAAACAAAGTCTTTGAAATTGAGTCAGATTCTGCCTTGGATGTACAGGCAGGACAGGCCCCATGACTTTAGTGGCAGCTACTAAATTTGAAAGAATTAACCTCACCAAATTTGATCTATGCCCACAATTTCTTGAGAGGAAAGCCAGCACAGAATTCCTTCATGTGGGAGAGTTCTGTCCTTCACAATTGAGCTAGCTCCTTATAAACATTTTATATAACGTATTGAACCCTTCACTAGCAATGGGATAGGGTGagactagagcagaggttctcaaacattGTCAGCAGACCACCagtggtcctattggcatccagcgggggtccGTGGATAGTTCCCCCTCATGTTTGTGTCTGGGTGgccgcacatgagagaatgaagggtcactcacctaattagtggaggcATGCAGGTGTGGCAGCACTAATTAAGTGCCTGGACCtcggagaagatgcacatgtaaggtgaggtggtgaccTTGGGGGGCAGTAacgggcagtggggtgagaagagggggtggggagaatttaGGATGTGCAAGGCTGtagcggccagagaaagaggtgactttccccagctccaggactggcTGCCGGGGAGAGATAGCCCTCCTTCCCAGACTCAGCATTGTGGCGGGGAAGAgacaccccctctccttcccagcctcagctcagggctgccgcagcaggggggagagggaacatccatcgcattagaaaggtaagactactaatattaaaatatgagttgtgtgcttttatttgtagaacaaaaaaagttgatttttttttaatatagcacttttatccaaagcactttacaataattAGCTAACGgtgcaaacaacatttggaaagatcaatTTTCAAGTGGTTTGTGGAAAAAAAGTGTGAGAATCATTGGACTAGAAGGTTTGAAGAGGATCAGTGTACTCATACTATGTAGGGACTTTGCTGCCCCAGGTGGTAATACTGTGTGAGTGTGGGGGAATACTATAGGAGTAAATGGGAAGGATGATAGCATTACAACCACAAAGTGGCAtacaaggcctggtctacattaggaTTTTACATCGgtatagctatgtctctcaggggggtgaaaaatccacacctcttgAGAAATGTAGCTAACCCTGCCTGTAGCCAGCACCAgttcgatggaagaattcttctgttatgTGTTACTGGCTCTTGGAGAAGAGGATTATAGCGGGTGCAGTTGTAGtgttttagtgtagacaaggcttaagtGAGTTATATggaagaggcacaaggaggtggCTAGGGGGTGATATCTCCAAAGGCCAGGGACTGTGTGGTGCTCCAGATGTGGCATATAAGAAAGTGCAGGTAAGGGTGTACATACCTATATATGAAGGTGCAGGTGTACCTGAGGGGCAGAATGGTCTGAGGGTTTACAAGGGGGCATATAGAGGATTGTGCAGCAAAGATAGGGGAGGGTGGAGAATTGAGCGCCTACGCTGCGCTGTGCAAAAGGGGCTGCATAAGGGAGTATGGGCCACAGTAGAAATGGGGCTAGGATGCCAGCTGGGAATACACTGGACGCAGGGGCTGCATGTGGGCCGAGAAGGGGAAGTATATGAGGGGAGGTGGTGACCCTTGGAGTGACTTGTCAGGTCTGGGGCCCAGAAGGGCCTGCTTAGGGGCCCCCTTGGCATGTATctaggggagttcaggggggccCACCTAGGCCCAGACATGCACAGTGCCCAAAGCTGCGGAAGGCTGGTATGGGAGGGCAGAGGGATGTGCAGTGGGGCACCTGGGCAAATGGAGGCCGTACCCGCAGACCGGCGGCCATTTTGAGAGGACAATACACGCCGCACGGGCACGGCACAGCCCATTGCGCCCGGCGGGGTGGGGGACGCGCACGCAAGGCTGGGAGATTCCCGTGCGCGCGCACGCTCCTTCTCTCGGCCGTGTTATGTAACGGATCAGCGCGCTCCCGGCGGCCGGACCCAatggggcctgggctggggggcggcaCGGGCGCGCGCACGCAGGGTAAAGCGCGGTCCCGCGGCAGTGCGTGCGCGCTCACCCCAGCCTCCCCCTCTGTCTCTCTTCGCCTCGCTCGGTCTTTCTCCCCCCTTTGTGAAGCGCTCGGAGCAGCCCGGACCCTGCTGCCTTGCCATGGCCGACGAAAAGCCCAAGGTGAGGGAGGAACCCCCGGGCGGGGGCAAGGAGAGGCCAGGCCCGGGCCTGGCCTAGCAGGGGAACAGCCCCGACTCTGCCGCGCCGGCTCTGCGCGCCATTTTCCTCCCCCCTGCGCACCAGGCCCGGCCGCCTTCGCGCTCCGTTTCCCGGCCCCCGCAGGGCCGCCCGCCCCGGTCCCGCTGTTTCTCCCGGTGGAGGACCTGGCTCCGTtccaggggactccctgggggCCGCAGCGGGGCGAAGCGGAGGTGTGCTTCCTCCGCAGGCCCAAGCGCGGCTGGGGCGCCCGCCTCCCCGAGGGGCTGGATCTGCGCCCCACCCCCCGGCCCATGTGGGCCCGGGCCTGGctttggagggggaggagggctgcAGCATCCCTCGCCtaccctgagctgagccagttcCCAGCCTCCCCCTCCGATAGCGGGCAGCTCAGCCcggccctgggcaggagggaccCTGAAAAGCGCggcgctcccagccctgctcttttgtgcctcctgctgcccagcgccccctgccctgggtgggTCTCATGCGGCTCTGAGCACCCTGgcgcgggggaggggagcagcctgTGAGTCCTTGCTGCTGGGTTTTCGGTTTAAATGGAGTTTGAAGGCGCCAAAAAGTCTCTCCCATTTAAAGGACCCATATTCCTTCCCCTGCGGGGTCCGAGTGTGGCTCTCCCTAGGCAGCAGGTTGTGGTTCTTTCTCTCTTCTCGcttccccccccttccctttttttttctttctttctttcttttttgtttttttgctggagTATCTGTCACATGCAGACCTGTCGTCCCCACCTGCCGTTTGCACATTGTTGTCTTCTGAAATCTTATGCGAGGCTGGATTTGGGAGGACTTGGCCTAACAGTGAGGAGAAGCTGGAACCCAGCTCCCTGTGATCAGTGTCTCTTATATTGCCTTTTTATTAAAGGCAAAGGCCTCAGAGCTGTCTATATCCGAAGGACAGATGCTTCGTTTGAACTGACTAGTGTTGTGTTATTGCACTGGGTAGCTTTTTATCTTCCACGTATTAAAGAGTGCTCTCCCCATTCCACCCCCAAATTatttggaaataaggcatacatttttaactgagagtaattaaccattgaaacaaattaccaagggtcatggtggattctccatcattgaccaTTGTTAActcaagattgggtgttttttctaaaagataaacTCTAGCAGTTGTTTTTGggaaaattctgtggcctgtggaggccaaactagatgaccacaatggacCCCTCTGGCCTTTAGAATCTATCAgtgtatgaaaataaaaaatctaAAGTAGTTTTTGCATTAGTTGTGTGTAATGTTTTTATTGAAGTGGAAGGTTTAAATTGTTTATTTCTACTTGTTTAAAAAGGGGTAAAGCTGCTAGTTTCGGGACTTAATCACTTTAAAGGACTCTTGTGGAAGTCTAACAAGATGCAGAGTCTGAACTTGTTTCCTTTTGAGAGCTGTGGTATTGAAGTTAAACTTAAACTTTCCTGTAATCTGTAAATTGCAGAAATAGCTTCACTGGCTAAATTTAAATAAAGTGTGAGAGATTTTTATAGGATATTTGAGATTACAATCGTAAATGTAAATTTAGTTTTCTTTAAAAGGATAAAATGTACTGTTGTATACAAGCATGTGACAACAATATTCTTATTTCATTAGCTTTGAATAATTTTTGCAGTTAAACATCTAGCATGTGTCTGTCTTCCTTTCAGGTTTATCTTCCATCACCATTGTTTGTACTAATTAATTTCAGTAGACCTTGACAGAATTTGTTAATTTCGATACTGTTGGGTTTTTGCTTTTCCAAATTAGGAAGAATTTCACACTAGGAAAATTGAAAGACACTAACATTATTTCATAAGCGTGATGCTTGTAGAGTACTTTTGCTCCTCTGTAATGGCCTGTTGCCACATGGTAAAATGTTAACTTATttcatacttttttaaaaatcatatctctcctttctttcttttctcctcaACAGGAAGGAGTGAAGACTGAAAACAATGATCACATTAATCTGAAGGTGGCAGGGCAAGATGGGTCTGTGGTGCAGTTTAAGATTAAGAGGCACACGCCACTTAATAAACTAATGAAAGCCTATTGTGAACGACAGGTGAGGTGCTTGTGTGAACACTAAAGGAAGCAATGCCCATAAGAGGGGTCATCTTCATTAAGGTGGATGAGGACAGTAAATGTCTTATCACAGTATTGCATATTTAAGAAAACTCATCATGTTGCAGATTATGTACTGCTTCAGTGGTCTGTTGCTAAATAGACTGGGAGAAAGTTTTCAAGAAATGGTTAAAATAAAGTTAAATTATCTTTATAAAGTCTCCTTTACAGCCCCCTCTTGTTGGAAGGCAGCTTTAATATTGCTATCTTCCAAAACATGGAGAGGGTGTGGTAGAAGGAAGTGTGGCTAGGCAGTtgaacagtaataatgataactTTTATAacagttgtttgtttgttcttgatCTTATTATCTCAGACTTCTGATTTATGGCCTTAGTTTTACTGTACTGAGATGGAAAGTGCCAATGGCTGGTCATAGATTTCTTTGAAATGTAAAACTGTATGGGGGTGGGCTGAGTGATCATGAAGTCCACATTTTCCGATTCATTTTCTCTggtgcagcggttctcaaactttttttcttttttttggtggaccacttgaaaattgctgagggtttcagcagaccacttaatgatctttccaaatgttgtttgtaccattagctaactattgtaaagtgctttggataaaagcgttatataaaaaaaattaataaacatttttttgttatacaaataaaagcacacaactcatattttaatatcaatagTCTTACCTttttaatgtgatggatgtgccctttcTGCCCTGCCGCGGCAGCccttgagctggggctgggaaagagGAAATCTCTCTCCCggaagctgcagccctggagctggggaaagttgcctccaCCTCTgtccgctgcagccctgcacatccaaaattccccCTACCCCCTCTTCTCACACCACTTCCCCCTCCTGCCTACCCACTAttcccccccaaggccaccacctcaccctGCATGTGCATTTTCTCCagagtccaggcacctaattagtggagccatgcctgcatggctccactaattacgtcactaattaggtgggtggcccttcattcatGTATCGCCGCCCAggcacacaccttagagggaactatctgcgggCCACCTGACTGGAGCTCGTGGACCactgtttgagaacctctgctctagtgaATTAGTTGTCTAGTGGATTAAGTAACTCATCTGAGTAAACAAGTCTTCTGATACCATGCAAACAACTGAGCCGTCCTCTAACTTGCAAAAAGATATTGGAAGAAAGAAGTTTTCAAACAGTGGTTGCAGAAAGAATGATACCAGAGAAGCTATTATTTTTATGAGTTGAAAGCCTAGAGCTTGAAAGATCATCTTATTTTaggaaattctctctctctctctctctctctctctctctcacacacactcttttttttttttcctctttgccaTAGTTGTGGAAGAAGTTGTCTGTGACACTTTATCCAGAAGTTTCTCATGGATGTATTTTTTTAAGTCCCTTCTCTAAAAAGCTTGTTTTCAACATTAACTTAATCTTGCACACATGAGCTGTACTGCTTTAACACCTTTATACTTCTAACTCTATGCACATTGCATGCTGTGCCAGTATAACAATTTCAGTAAAAATCAGACACCTGCCCGAAATAGATACATTGATAgtgtgtaggccaggcctaaaACTAGCAATTCTGTCATTCTCATGCTAAAATGGGATTATTTCAAGGATTTATACTATAAGATCAAATGAAAGCTATTGTCTTATTTAAATTATTCTGCTTTAACTGTATGATTTCAAAGTATAACATATGAACAAAGGTGCTTATAATGTATTTTTCTCCATGTCTGGATTTAAGCTAATCTTGGGAGCCTCAGGAAACCTAGGTATATAGAAGATGAGTTCAGCAGACTTGCTTAATGGTGAGAGTGGATTTGGTTTGAGTGACAACTGCACTTGACAGTCAGAATCAGAGATCATTTTGAATGGTGCATACTTTCACTTAGGAATACTACTGCACTATAAGCACCTTGTCTCAGTATGTAAGGGAAGGCGTGCAGTCCATACACCTTCCTTACCCTACTAGGTGCTATGAGGATAAATTAGTGAATGGTTGAGTCTGTCTTTTTTTTCTAGCCCTGTCAATGGCTTATTGTTATCTTAGGTAAGTTATCTGACCTCAGTTTTCCCCATTGTAAAATATGGATATCGCCTCCTTCATGGTGTGCTGTGAGGTATATCAAACTGCTGTAAAGTGTGTTGAGAATTCTGGATGAAAGATAGTATTAATTATGTCTGGAAAGTATCATTCATATCCAAATTAGTTAGTATAAAATGCCTGCTGAGTttatatttctttaattaaaattcatgCAAGAAACTCTGGCTTTcccatagaaaaaaaaatccatcctaaTCCTAGAAatttagggctggaaggaaccttaaGACGTCATCTATCCCATCCCTCGCTCTGAGGCAGGATGAGTACTAGGATTTAAGCAATTTTTGCAATGAGCAGAAGCCAGATTTTGAATAAACTAACATCCAAAATCCTGTTTTAAAATAGGAAATGAGGTAAGCAACTATTTTTAGAGGTTCACAAGTCAAGGGTAATGATTTTCAAACTTGAAGACTTAAAAATAAATACCCATTTAAATGTCTAAACAGGTGGGCAGATTTTTCATAGGTGCTTTCATAGATCCCACAACTTCCATTTGAAGTCACTGAGGACTGTGAATGCTTAGCACTTCTAAAAATCAAAACTTATGTGCCTATCTGTAGACTCCAAACTTGAAAATTTTGGCTAAGAAACATAAAGTTGAAGCAAAAAAACTCTTGCATATTGGGGAAACACAAAAACTAGTCAATGCAGAGGAATAGATAACTTTAAAGAGTGGAAGTCATGTATATAATAGTCTTCAGCTATAGGTTCAGAAGATCAAGACTATTGAGCATCATTGTTTCTGGGAAGAATGTATTACTGGAAATTGTTCCAATATACTGAAGTGCAGAAAAATCCATATCTTTGTAAGATTGGAGTTCTCAAATGTGCACTTTTCTGTTAAGTCTCACTTGGGACCAGTATAAAATTGCCAGGGACCACTACAAAATAACTTAACATTTTCAGAATGCAACATATAAGATCCACAACATCAGAGCAAGTAGTATGTGCTTTCCCTCTTGGGAGGAGCCTCCAGTTTCCACCTCTTGTTAGTCCTTC from Gopherus flavomarginatus isolate rGopFla2 chromosome 12, rGopFla2.mat.asm, whole genome shotgun sequence includes the following:
- the SUMO2 gene encoding small ubiquitin-related modifier 2 isoform X2 — protein: MADEKPKEGVKTENNDHINLKVAGQDGSVVQFKIKRHTPLNKLMKAYCERQLEMEDEDTIDVFQQQTGGVY
- the SUMO2 gene encoding small ubiquitin-related modifier 2 isoform X1, translating into MADEKPKEGVKTENNDHINLKVAGQDGSVVQFKIKRHTPLNKLMKAYCERQGLSMRQIRFRFDGQPINETDTPAQLEMEDEDTIDVFQQQTGGVY